From one Triticum aestivum cultivar Chinese Spring chromosome 4B, IWGSC CS RefSeq v2.1, whole genome shotgun sequence genomic stretch:
- the LOC123090109 gene encoding reticulon-like protein B2: MRPSFSRRRDSSWMPRRMEPGSSSSSGSDSPALRPVKPELKETPLGRRARSGALVIKEPSPAVAPTRRSLRLVWLKPELDMLPVKPEHAGMVRRQRRAYLETQARSRAEARRRAEEGGVIVIDSDDEGEAGPSSVVRDPGEGCSRDAASEAHDDDDDYTRFYRLLGIGSPTCHQSKSKRRNYLPLSFSPVSGLFSFPEAPRLPSDPATKQGLAMETSASGAEPANAGIEVSADPCSSAGGGHRLSVHQIVGGGKAADIILWKCKRATVGVIFGATIAWWLFKKSELSFLTICCDVLLILIVVQLIWVKISGLLNKQPRQLPELVLSEEMVNNAAASFRVKVNNMLMIAHDITLGKDFRLFFQVVSVLWLLSVIGNFYSSVTLAYIGTIALVTVPVLYHRHQEHVDRYAGMVHRNISRHYKIVDENVISRLPRSFIRDKDD; this comes from the exons ATGCgcccctccttctctcgccgccgcgaCAGTTCCTGGATGCCGCGACGAatggagccggggtcgtcctcgtcgtcgggctccgACTCGCCGGCCCTCCGCCCCGTCAAACCCGAGCTGAAGGAGACACCACTTGGGCGTCGCGCTcgcagcggcgccctcgtcatcaaggaGCCCTCGCCTGCGGTGGCACCGACGAGGCGCTCCCTTCGTCTGGTCTGGCTAAAGCCCGAGCTGGACATGCTtcccgtgaagccggagcacgccgGCATG GTGCGCCGCCAGCGTCGGGCGTACCTGGAGACCCAGGCCCGTAGCCGCGCCGAGGCCCGTCGCCGCGCCGAGGAGGGCGGTGTTATCgtcatcgacagcgacgacgagggcgaggCCGGGCCGTCAAGCGTTGTCCGCGACCCCGgcgagggatgcagcagggacgccGCAAGTGAGgcgcacgacgacgacgacgactacaccCGCTTttacaggcttctcggcat TGGCAGCCCCACCTGTCATCAATCAAAAAGTAAAAGAAGAAACtacctccccctttccttctcccccgtCTCCGGACTATTTTCTTTCCCCGAAGCGCCTCGCCTCCCCTCCGATCCCGCCACGAAGCAAGGGCTCGCCATGGAGACCAGCGCCAGCGGGGCGGAGCCCGCGAACGCCGGGATCGAGGTGTCCGCTGACCCCTGCAGCTCCGCGGGCGGCGGCCATCGACTCTCAGTGCACCAGATCGTTGGCGGCGGCAAAG CTGCTGATATCATCTTATGGAAGTGTAAACGTGCTACTGTTGGTGTTATATTTGGTGCTACTATTGCATGGTGGTTGTTCAAGAAGTCCGAACTATCGTTCTTGACTATCTGCTGTGATGTACTGCTCATTTTGATAGTTGTACAGCTCATATGGGTCAAAATATCTGGGTTGCTAAATAA GCAACCTAGGCAACTGCCTGAGTTAGTTCTGTCAGAGGAGATGGTTAATAATGCTGCGGCTTCATTCCGTGTTAAAGTGAACAACATGCTAATGATTGCACATGACATTACTCTTGGCAAAGACTTCCGGCTCTTTTTCCAG GTTGTGTCGGTCCTGTGGTTGCTATCTGTTATTGGCAATTTCTACTCTTCTGTAACTCTTGCTTATATAG GAACCATTGCTCTGGTGACAGTACCTGTACTTTACCATAGACACCAGGAGCACGTGGACAGGTATGCTGGGATGGTCCACCGGAATATCTCAAGGCATTACAAGATCGTCGACGAAAATGTGATAAGCAGACTACCTAGAAGCTTCATCAGAGATAAAGATGATTGA